Proteins from one Aureimonas sp. SA4125 genomic window:
- a CDS encoding 3-deoxy-manno-octulosonate cytidylyltransferase, which yields MSNLILIPARMASTRLPGKPLADIGGLPMIVRVAERATATGLGRVVVATDTGEILECLRSHGFEAVMTRAEHPSGSDRIFEALQTLDPDGGVETVINLQGDLPTIEPELVRQVLAPFEDPRCDIATLAAEITEEDERINPNVVKLVGSPLGPTRLRALYFTRATAPWGEGPLFHHIGLYAYRRTALERFVTLPPSPLEKREKLEQLRALEAGMRIDAEIVTGVPLGVDAPDDLERARAMFGTASGQAVR from the coding sequence ATGTCGAACCTCATCCTGATCCCGGCCCGAATGGCCTCGACGCGCCTGCCCGGAAAGCCGCTCGCCGACATCGGCGGACTGCCGATGATCGTGCGCGTCGCCGAGCGCGCGACGGCCACCGGGCTCGGCCGCGTGGTCGTGGCGACCGACACCGGGGAGATCCTCGAATGCCTGCGTTCGCACGGTTTCGAGGCGGTGATGACGCGCGCCGAGCACCCCTCCGGCTCCGACCGGATCTTCGAAGCCCTGCAGACACTTGACCCGGACGGCGGCGTCGAGACGGTGATCAACCTGCAGGGCGACCTGCCGACGATCGAGCCCGAACTCGTCCGCCAGGTTCTGGCGCCCTTCGAGGATCCTCGCTGCGACATCGCGACGCTTGCCGCCGAGATCACCGAGGAAGACGAGCGAATCAACCCCAATGTCGTGAAGCTGGTCGGCTCGCCCCTCGGCCCGACACGGCTGCGGGCGCTCTACTTCACCCGGGCCACCGCGCCCTGGGGGGAGGGGCCGCTGTTCCACCATATCGGGCTCTACGCCTATCGGCGTACAGCGCTCGAACGTTTCGTGACGCTCCCGCCCTCGCCGCTGGAAAAGCGCGAAAAGCTCGAGCAGCTCAGGGCGCTGGAGGCGGGCATGCGCATCGACGCCGAGATCGTGACGGGGGTGCCGCTCGGGGTCGACGCGCCCGACGATCTGGAGAGGGCGCGGGCGATGTTCGGCACAGCCTCCGGGCAGGCGGTTCGATGA
- a CDS encoding DNA polymerase III subunit gamma/tau, translated as MSDQENVMSGVGPGPAGEAYRVLARKYRPASFDDLIGQEPMVRTLTNAFETGRIAQAWMLTGVRGVGKTTTARILARALNYETAEIHEPTIHMRAPGIHDQAIMEGRHVDVVEMDAASHTGIDDIREIIAQVRYRPVSARYKVYIIDEVHMLSNQAFNGLLKTLEEPPEHVKFVFATTEIRKVPITVLSRCQRFDLRRVDAATLIRHLAKVAAAENVEIDEEALRLLARAAEGSVRDALSLTDQAISHGAGRVESAAVRDMLGLADRGRVIDLFEHLMRGDATAALGELRDQYNGGADPLVVLSDLADFTHLVTSLRFVPDSADDAALSPAESARGLEFSQKLSVRTLSQVWQLLLKAIEETRAASTPRQAAEMALIRIAYAADLPAPSDLARLIVDGGDVPRLAPSSALAEGTARDGQAAGVTRQLAASSAPDVAAPAGAPLTAAMPAMPAASAATLVSREQASALSDGSARGGMAAPQRLAIAARGDARTAPPAATPPAAMPEIRTLEGLVALAEEKRDSLMQVSLRRYIRPVKIEPGRIEVALTDGAPRTLPGDLQRRLLEWTGRRWTVTISSAEGGRTIEETVAARRDALVSDAIADPEVAAILQQFPGAKVIDVRLRGEALAAEAATLTLSPAAGETDIVDDVPIETDDDDDDL; from the coding sequence ATGAGCGATCAGGAAAACGTGATGAGCGGCGTCGGGCCGGGGCCGGCGGGCGAAGCCTATCGCGTCCTGGCGCGCAAATACCGGCCCGCGAGCTTTGACGATCTCATCGGCCAGGAGCCGATGGTGCGCACGCTCACCAATGCCTTCGAGACCGGCCGCATCGCCCAGGCCTGGATGCTGACGGGCGTGCGCGGCGTCGGCAAGACGACCACGGCCCGCATTCTTGCCCGCGCCCTGAATTACGAGACGGCCGAAATCCACGAGCCGACCATCCACATGCGCGCCCCCGGCATCCACGATCAGGCGATCATGGAGGGAAGGCATGTCGACGTCGTCGAGATGGATGCGGCCTCTCACACCGGCATCGACGACATCCGCGAAATCATCGCCCAGGTGCGCTACCGTCCGGTTTCGGCGCGCTACAAGGTGTACATCATCGACGAGGTGCACATGCTCTCCAACCAGGCCTTCAACGGCCTGTTGAAGACGCTGGAAGAGCCGCCGGAGCACGTCAAGTTCGTCTTCGCCACGACCGAGATCCGCAAAGTCCCGATCACCGTCCTGTCGCGCTGCCAGCGTTTCGACCTGCGCCGCGTCGACGCGGCGACGCTGATCCGCCATCTCGCCAAGGTCGCCGCGGCCGAAAACGTCGAGATCGACGAGGAAGCGCTGCGCCTTCTCGCCCGCGCTGCCGAGGGCTCGGTGCGTGACGCCCTGTCCCTGACCGACCAGGCGATCTCGCATGGCGCTGGCCGCGTGGAATCCGCGGCGGTGCGCGACATGCTGGGCCTTGCCGATCGCGGCCGGGTGATCGACCTTTTCGAGCATCTGATGCGCGGCGACGCCACCGCGGCTCTCGGCGAACTGCGCGACCAGTACAATGGCGGCGCCGACCCCCTCGTCGTCCTGTCGGATCTCGCCGATTTCACCCATCTCGTGACCTCGCTGCGCTTCGTGCCCGATTCGGCCGACGATGCGGCGCTGTCGCCGGCCGAATCGGCGCGTGGGCTCGAATTCTCGCAAAAGCTCTCGGTTCGGACGCTGTCGCAGGTCTGGCAGCTCTTGCTGAAGGCGATCGAGGAGACGCGCGCGGCCTCGACCCCCCGCCAGGCGGCGGAGATGGCGCTGATCCGCATCGCCTATGCCGCCGATCTCCCCGCCCCGTCCGATCTCGCCCGCCTGATCGTCGACGGCGGCGACGTTCCGCGCCTGGCACCGTCCTCGGCTCTGGCCGAGGGAACGGCGCGGGACGGCCAGGCCGCTGGCGTGACGCGCCAGCTTGCCGCGTCTTCCGCCCCGGATGTCGCCGCTCCGGCAGGCGCTCCTTTGACGGCGGCCATGCCGGCAATGCCCGCGGCGTCGGCGGCAACACTGGTGTCCAGAGAGCAGGCGTCCGCCCTGTCGGACGGTTCGGCGAGAGGCGGCATGGCGGCGCCCCAGCGCCTCGCCATCGCCGCCCGCGGCGATGCGCGAACCGCCCCACCCGCGGCGACGCCGCCGGCGGCCATGCCCGAGATCCGGACATTGGAGGGTCTCGTGGCGCTGGCCGAGGAAAAGCGCGATTCGCTGATGCAGGTCTCGCTTCGCCGCTATATACGACCCGTGAAGATCGAGCCGGGACGCATCGAGGTCGCCTTGACCGATGGCGCGCCCCGCACGCTCCCGGGCGATCTGCAGCGACGGCTCCTGGAATGGACGGGTCGGCGCTGGACGGTGACGATCTCCAGCGCCGAAGGCGGCCGCACGATCGAGGAGACGGTCGCGGCGCGTCGCGACGCCCTCGTCTCGGACGCCATCGCCGACCCCGAGGTCGCCGCGATCCTGCAGCAGTTTCCCGGCGCCAAGGTGATCGACGTCCGTCTGCGCGGCGAGGCGCTGGCGGCGGAGGCGGCGACGCTCACCCTTTCGCCGGCTGCGGGCGAAACCGATATCGTCGACGATGTACCCATCGAAACCGATGATGACGACGACGACCTCTAG
- the nudC gene encoding NAD(+) diphosphatase translates to MTRIDPILPRPQDLAMGFAGNLLTRDGENRTEETLATALAAAAAKVYLTLDGEWLFRDADGMADPGFDVATALAHAEADGDSVLLGHTPDGSARLAMRAATLPEGVRSLALRPLATSGLLDSDTEGQLGQAEHFLAWHRRSRFCGRCGTVTLAEAAGYRRRCPNCGDVHFPRTDPVSIMLIHDGKGRCILGRSARFPDKMWSCLAGFIEPGETLEDAVRRETLEEAGVSVGPVDYFASQPWPFPGSLMIGCLALATSTEIVFDTVELEACRWFERDEVQAMLDETHPDGLTAPKSFAIAHHLVRAFVETLP, encoded by the coding sequence ATGACACGCATCGACCCGATCCTGCCGCGCCCGCAGGATCTTGCCATGGGATTTGCCGGCAATCTCCTGACGCGCGACGGCGAGAACCGGACCGAGGAGACGCTGGCGACAGCCCTCGCCGCCGCCGCCGCCAAGGTCTACCTGACGCTCGACGGCGAATGGCTGTTTCGCGATGCCGATGGCATGGCCGATCCCGGTTTCGACGTGGCGACGGCGCTGGCGCACGCCGAGGCCGACGGCGACAGCGTGCTTCTCGGTCACACGCCGGACGGCAGCGCGCGTCTGGCAATGCGCGCGGCAACCCTCCCCGAAGGCGTCCGCAGCCTTGCCTTGCGTCCCCTGGCGACGAGCGGGCTCCTCGACTCAGACACCGAGGGGCAGCTCGGCCAGGCCGAGCATTTTCTCGCCTGGCACCGGCGGTCGCGTTTTTGCGGCAGGTGCGGAACGGTGACGCTCGCGGAAGCGGCGGGCTATCGGCGTCGCTGTCCGAACTGCGGCGACGTGCATTTTCCGCGGACCGACCCGGTCTCGATCATGCTGATCCACGACGGCAAGGGCCGCTGCATCCTCGGCCGCTCCGCCCGCTTCCCCGACAAGATGTGGTCGTGCCTTGCCGGCTTCATCGAGCCCGGCGAAACGCTGGAGGACGCCGTGCGCCGGGAGACGCTGGAAGAGGCAGGCGTCAGCGTCGGGCCGGTCGACTACTTCGCCTCGCAGCCCTGGCCGTTTCCAGGCTCGCTGATGATCGGTTGCCTGGCGCTGGCGACGAGCACGGAGATCGTCTTCGACACGGTGGAGCTGGAGGCCTGCCGGTGGTTCGAGCGCGACGAGGTGCAGGCGATGCTCGACGAAACGCATCCGGATGGCCTGACGGCGCCGAAGAGTTTTGCCATCGCCCATCATCTCGTCAGGGCTTTTGTCGAGACACTGCCGTAA
- a CDS encoding prephenate dehydratase: protein MKTAAPSTNCISFQGEAGANSDTACRNMFPAMQPLPCPSFEDAFAAVTHGEADLAMIPIENSIAGRVADIHHLLPISGLKIVGEYFLPIRFQLMALPGVALSEIKSVHSHIHALGQCRAIIRSNGWKPVVAGDTAGAARIVSEAGDRSMAALAPRLAAELYGLDILKENVEDAEDNMTRFVVLSRHGAGDEALWAERSADAEAVSRDMVTTFVFRVRNIPAALYKALGGFATNGVNMTKLESYQVGGSFSATQFYADIEGHPHDPAAARALHELKFFSAAMEILGVYKGASDRQRFLTPAE, encoded by the coding sequence ATGAAGACCGCGGCGCCCTCGACCAACTGCATTTCCTTCCAGGGCGAAGCGGGTGCCAATTCCGATACCGCCTGCCGCAACATGTTCCCGGCCATGCAGCCGCTGCCATGCCCCTCCTTCGAGGACGCCTTTGCCGCCGTCACCCACGGCGAGGCGGATCTGGCCATGATCCCGATCGAGAACTCGATCGCCGGGCGCGTCGCAGACATTCACCATCTCCTGCCGATCTCGGGCCTGAAGATCGTCGGCGAGTATTTCCTGCCGATCCGTTTCCAGCTGATGGCACTGCCGGGCGTCGCGCTGTCGGAAATCAAGAGCGTCCACAGCCATATCCATGCGCTCGGCCAATGCCGCGCGATCATCCGGTCGAATGGCTGGAAGCCGGTCGTCGCCGGGGATACGGCGGGCGCGGCACGGATCGTGTCGGAGGCCGGCGACCGCTCCATGGCGGCGCTGGCGCCCCGCCTTGCCGCCGAACTCTACGGCCTCGACATCCTGAAGGAGAACGTCGAGGACGCCGAGGACAACATGACGCGCTTCGTCGTCCTGTCGCGTCATGGCGCGGGCGACGAGGCCCTCTGGGCGGAGCGCTCGGCCGACGCCGAGGCGGTCAGCCGGGACATGGTGACGACCTTCGTCTTCCGCGTGCGCAACATCCCCGCCGCGCTCTACAAGGCACTTGGCGGCTTTGCCACCAATGGCGTCAACATGACCAAGCTCGAGAGCTACCAGGTCGGCGGCAGCTTTTCGGCAACGCAGTTCTATGCCGACATCGAGGGCCACCCGCACGATCCCGCCGCCGCGCGCGCGCTGCACGAACTGAAGTTCTTCTCGGCGGCGATGGAGATTCTCGGCGTCTACAAGGGGGCCTCGGACCGCCAGCGGTTTCTGACGCCGGCGGAATAG
- a CDS encoding extracellular solute-binding protein codes for MSTALSAFSRRRFGQLVLGSGVAAMLPRASFAAVPTQTPLHGLSAFGELKYGPDYAGFDYASPDAPDGGRIRYSVPSWFFNQSVQTFDTLNTFVLRGNAPPRIEKLYDSLMTSSLDEPDSLYCALAESLSISDDRNTYTFRLRPEARFSTGAAVTAEDVAFSYLTIKDKGHPSLVALLRTVADVVAVDAATVKLVFTGRQTPQDALGALGIPIVPKAFFDGRVFDTTDLTEIPGSGLYSVGRFSVGRFIEYERRADYWAKDMPFARGLNHFQTIRIDFFRDRQPALEAFKKGEIDFREEFTTRSWATEYDFPAVKDKRVVKTEFALDKLPRFQCWALNQRRERFRDVRVRRAINLCFDFEWTNANLLFGLRTHSDSCFEGSDFKATGTPSPEELAILGPLRGSIPDEVFGPVWVQPVSDGSGSDRKLLREASQLFAAAGWKQGPGGLVNGKGEVFRLEFMINGQEQSRVYGKFFDTLRRLGIDASFRLVDEAQYQDRQSNFDYDMILAAFGFTATQTKSGLDLFFGSSSRDSPGSYNFPGMADKGVDALIDKVGAATTRADMTTAMRCLDRVLRARLDWLPNINGGARRVAYWDMFGFKEKPDYGFPVESLWWFDVDRAKAIGRA; via the coding sequence ATGAGCACCGCCCTCTCTGCCTTCTCCCGCCGCCGCTTCGGCCAACTGGTCCTCGGCAGCGGCGTGGCCGCCATGCTGCCGCGCGCAAGCTTCGCCGCGGTGCCGACGCAAACGCCCCTGCATGGCCTTTCCGCCTTCGGCGAGCTGAAATACGGACCGGATTATGCCGGCTTCGACTATGCCAGTCCCGATGCGCCGGACGGCGGCCGGATCCGCTATTCCGTGCCGAGCTGGTTCTTCAACCAGTCGGTACAGACCTTCGATACGCTGAATACCTTCGTTCTCAGGGGCAACGCCCCACCGCGCATCGAAAAGCTCTACGACTCGCTGATGACCTCGTCGCTGGACGAGCCGGACAGCCTCTACTGCGCGCTGGCCGAAAGCCTGTCGATCTCGGACGACCGCAACACCTATACCTTCCGCCTGCGGCCGGAAGCGCGTTTCTCCACTGGCGCCGCGGTGACCGCCGAGGACGTCGCCTTCTCCTACCTGACCATCAAGGACAAGGGGCATCCCTCCCTGGTGGCGCTGCTGCGAACGGTGGCCGACGTGGTGGCGGTGGATGCCGCTACCGTGAAGCTGGTCTTCACCGGCCGCCAGACGCCGCAGGACGCGCTCGGGGCGCTCGGCATCCCGATCGTGCCGAAAGCCTTCTTCGACGGCCGCGTTTTCGACACCACCGATCTCACCGAGATTCCCGGCAGCGGGCTGTACAGCGTCGGCCGCTTCTCCGTCGGCCGCTTCATCGAATACGAAAGGCGCGCGGACTACTGGGCGAAGGACATGCCCTTCGCCCGCGGCCTCAATCATTTCCAGACCATCCGCATCGACTTCTTCCGCGATCGGCAGCCGGCGCTGGAAGCCTTCAAGAAGGGGGAGATCGACTTTCGCGAGGAGTTCACGACCCGCAGCTGGGCGACCGAATACGATTTTCCCGCCGTCAAGGATAAGCGCGTCGTCAAGACCGAGTTCGCGCTGGACAAGCTGCCGCGCTTCCAGTGCTGGGCCCTGAACCAGCGGCGCGAACGCTTCCGGGACGTGCGGGTCAGGCGAGCGATCAACCTCTGCTTCGACTTCGAATGGACGAACGCCAATCTTCTCTTTGGCCTCAGAACCCATTCCGACTCCTGCTTCGAGGGCTCCGACTTCAAGGCGACCGGCACGCCCTCCCCCGAGGAGCTGGCGATCCTCGGGCCCTTGCGCGGCAGCATCCCGGACGAGGTGTTCGGCCCGGTCTGGGTTCAGCCCGTGAGCGACGGCAGCGGCAGCGACCGGAAGCTTCTGCGCGAGGCCTCGCAGCTTTTTGCCGCCGCGGGCTGGAAACAGGGTCCGGGCGGGCTCGTGAACGGGAAGGGCGAAGTCTTCCGGCTGGAGTTCATGATCAACGGCCAGGAGCAGTCCCGAGTCTACGGGAAATTCTTCGACACGCTGCGCCGGCTCGGGATCGATGCGAGCTTCCGTCTGGTCGACGAGGCGCAGTACCAGGACCGCCAGTCGAACTTCGACTACGACATGATCCTCGCCGCTTTCGGCTTTACCGCGACACAGACGAAGTCCGGCCTCGACCTCTTCTTCGGCAGCTCCTCGCGCGACAGTCCCGGATCCTACAACTTTCCCGGAATGGCGGATAAGGGTGTCGACGCCCTCATCGACAAGGTGGGAGCCGCGACGACACGCGCCGACATGACGACGGCCATGCGCTGCCTCGACCGGGTGCTCCGGGCGCGTCTCGACTGGCTTCCCAACATCAACGGCGGGGCGCGCCGTGTTGCATACTGGGACATGTTCGGATTCAAGGAGAAGCCGGACTACGGCTTTCCCGTCGAATCGCTCTGGTGGTTCGATGTGGACAGGGCAAAGGCCATCGGCCGGGCCTAG
- a CDS encoding extracellular solute-binding protein: protein MPLTPRYALLLACLVTPIATFPAWTQEAVPAATANQQQGASPATGTAPAAAATAAAPAAVVQGDWMTSSGIIQPSRYPSGFAHYDYVNPAAPKGGDLNKVAPGTFDSFNPFTVTGTPAAGFANFGGGLNYDTLMEQSTDEPGVSHGLIAEAIRFPSDFSSVSFRLNPAARWHDGVPITPEDVVWSYETLTELHPQWSAYYRNVTKAEKTGEREVTFTFDQVGNRELPNIMGDLTVLPKHFWLDKDASGKPRDITQSTLEPPLGSGPYKVESFAPGNNIVWARVKDYWAENHPLRIGRNNFDRLRYTYFRDQDSAWEAFKKGGLDDYRAENRAQKWSEGYNFPAVDRGDVVKMTYEDGGVQAFQGFVLNTRREKFSDRRVRQALTLAYNFSEMNRTLFYGLYERTTSYYGNSELAATGLPSPEELALLNPLKDQLPPEVFTEPFVLPDYSQPNADRTYLRQSLGLLKEAGYELRGTSLLEPKSGQPFSIEFLAPDPISTRVIEPFAIQLRRLGIKTNIRVVDPSQYVALTESFDFDVTTDVFSQSLSPGNEQRDFWGSEAATRSGSRNSPGIENPAVDALIDKIIYAGDRETLVAATRALDRVLLWNFYAVPQYHLKGNWLAYWNKFGMPERQPAYTGLDVFSWWIKPASTAPTAAAPTVQ from the coding sequence TTGCCGTTGACCCCGCGATACGCCCTGCTTCTGGCCTGCCTTGTCACGCCGATCGCCACCTTCCCGGCGTGGACACAGGAAGCAGTTCCGGCAGCGACCGCGAACCAGCAACAGGGAGCATCTCCAGCGACAGGCACCGCACCGGCGGCCGCAGCGACCGCCGCCGCACCTGCAGCCGTGGTTCAGGGCGACTGGATGACATCGTCCGGCATCATTCAACCCTCCCGCTACCCCTCGGGGTTTGCCCACTACGACTACGTCAACCCTGCGGCCCCGAAGGGTGGCGACCTCAACAAGGTCGCGCCCGGCACTTTCGACAGCTTCAACCCCTTCACGGTCACGGGGACGCCGGCGGCCGGTTTCGCCAACTTCGGCGGCGGGCTCAACTACGACACGCTGATGGAGCAGTCGACGGACGAGCCCGGCGTCAGCCACGGCCTGATCGCCGAGGCGATACGGTTTCCCAGCGACTTCTCCTCCGTCTCCTTCCGGCTGAACCCGGCCGCCAGATGGCATGACGGCGTGCCGATCACGCCGGAGGACGTGGTGTGGAGCTACGAGACCCTCACGGAGCTTCACCCGCAATGGTCGGCCTACTACCGCAATGTGACGAAAGCGGAGAAGACGGGCGAACGGGAGGTCACCTTCACCTTCGACCAGGTCGGCAACCGCGAGCTCCCCAACATCATGGGCGATCTCACGGTCCTGCCGAAGCATTTCTGGTTGGACAAGGATGCCAGCGGCAAGCCGCGCGACATCACCCAGTCGACCCTTGAACCCCCGCTGGGGTCGGGGCCTTACAAGGTCGAGAGCTTTGCTCCGGGCAACAATATCGTCTGGGCGCGGGTCAAGGATTACTGGGCCGAAAATCATCCGCTGCGCATCGGGCGCAACAATTTCGACCGCCTCCGCTACACCTATTTCCGCGATCAGGATTCCGCCTGGGAAGCCTTCAAGAAAGGCGGGCTCGACGACTATCGCGCGGAGAACAGGGCGCAGAAATGGTCCGAGGGCTACAACTTTCCGGCCGTCGACCGCGGGGACGTCGTGAAGATGACCTATGAGGACGGCGGCGTGCAGGCCTTTCAAGGCTTCGTTCTCAACACCCGCCGGGAAAAATTCAGCGATCGCCGCGTCCGCCAGGCGCTGACGCTCGCCTATAATTTCTCCGAGATGAACCGGACGCTGTTTTACGGTCTCTATGAGCGGACGACATCCTATTACGGCAACAGCGAGCTGGCCGCGACGGGACTTCCGAGCCCCGAGGAACTGGCGCTGCTGAATCCCCTGAAGGATCAGCTTCCGCCGGAAGTCTTCACCGAACCCTTCGTCCTGCCGGACTACAGCCAGCCCAATGCCGACAGAACCTATCTGCGCCAGTCCCTCGGCCTCTTGAAGGAGGCGGGATACGAGCTTCGCGGGACCAGCCTCCTCGAACCCAAGTCCGGGCAGCCCTTCTCGATCGAATTTCTGGCCCCCGACCCCATCTCGACCCGGGTCATCGAGCCCTTCGCGATCCAGTTGAGACGCCTCGGCATCAAGACGAACATCCGTGTGGTGGACCCCAGCCAGTATGTCGCGCTGACGGAAAGCTTCGATTTCGACGTGACGACCGACGTCTTTTCCCAGTCGCTGTCGCCCGGTAACGAGCAGCGCGATTTCTGGGGCTCGGAAGCCGCGACGCGGTCGGGCAGCCGGAACTCGCCCGGCATCGAGAACCCGGCCGTCGACGCCCTGATCGACAAGATCATCTATGCCGGGGATCGCGAGACGCTGGTGGCGGCGACACGGGCCCTCGACCGCGTTCTCCTGTGGAATTTCTACGCGGTTCCGCAATATCATCTGAAGGGCAACTGGCTGGCCTACTGGAACAAGTTCGGCATGCCCGAGCGGCAGCCAGCCTATACCGGTCTCGATGTTTTCTCGTGGTGGATCAAGCCGGCCAGCACCGCCCCGACGGCGGCCGCGCCGACGGTCCAATGA
- a CDS encoding YbaB/EbfC family nucleoid-associated protein has protein sequence MKDIMGMMKQAKAMQEKMQGLQQEIAEITATGQSGGGLVAVTLNGRGEMSVLKIDPSLAKPDEAEILEDLVIAAHNDAKSKLEAIIQEKTQELTSGLQLPAGLKLPF, from the coding sequence ATGAAAGACATCATGGGCATGATGAAGCAGGCCAAGGCCATGCAGGAAAAGATGCAGGGTCTGCAGCAGGAGATCGCCGAGATCACCGCCACCGGCCAGTCCGGCGGGGGGCTTGTCGCGGTGACGCTGAACGGGCGCGGCGAGATGTCGGTCCTCAAGATCGATCCCTCGCTCGCCAAGCCCGACGAGGCCGAGATCCTGGAAGACCTCGTGATCGCCGCCCACAACGACGCCAAGTCGAAGCTGGAGGCGATCATCCAGGAAAAGACTCAGGAGCTGACCTCCGGCCTGCAGCTTCCCGCCGGCCTGAAACTGCCCTTCTGA
- a CDS encoding HIT family protein, with protein MRGFALDPRLARDTLPVMALGLCDLRLMNDSRWPWLILVPKRPGITEMHDLTPLDQAMLTFETSLVAGCMKIMLKAAKLNIGMLGNVVPMLHLHIIARQPGDTNWPGPAWGVGTAQPYPDDEAMRLVDLFREKILAQ; from the coding sequence ATGCGTGGTTTCGCACTCGATCCCCGACTGGCACGCGACACGCTACCGGTGATGGCGCTCGGCCTTTGCGACCTCAGGCTCATGAACGACAGCCGCTGGCCCTGGCTGATCCTCGTGCCGAAGCGACCGGGTATCACCGAAATGCATGACCTCACGCCGCTCGACCAGGCGATGCTGACCTTCGAGACTTCGCTCGTTGCCGGCTGCATGAAAATCATGCTGAAGGCTGCGAAGCTGAACATCGGCATGCTTGGCAACGTCGTCCCGATGCTGCATCTCCATATCATTGCGCGCCAACCGGGCGACACCAACTGGCCAGGGCCGGCCTGGGGCGTCGGCACCGCGCAGCCCTATCCCGATGACGAGGCCATGCGTCTCGTCGACCTGTTTCGCGAGAAGATCCTGGCCCAATGA
- a CDS encoding cytochrome c family protein has product MDSFEANKIFGAILGTIFVVFGGSLLASSIYHSEVPETPGYAIVAAEAPAAGEAPAAAAEDPPVATLLAAADPEKGAAEFKKCQACHSGEEGGPNKVGPHLWDVVNRPIAAVGDFSYSAAMKEFSQGGSVNWDYDHLDHFIKAPKQYVPGTAMGYAGLKNPQGRADLIAYLRTLAATPAALPDPAAAAPADAAAAPDADGTAPTADAVPPPADPAAPPAPADPAAAAATPAEAPAAEAAAAAPAEAASAAPAPAAAPATPAPAAPAPAAAPAPAAPAAAPAAPAAAAPAAPAAPAAPAPAAAPAAAPADGAAVAPAAPAAVQTASAGDAKAGAAVFKRCQACHAVGPNAANKVGPELNGIIGEAVAGVEGYNFSPALKAFAGANPVWTEALMTEWLTNPKGLVPGTKMAFPGLKKPEELANVIAYLASFDETGATK; this is encoded by the coding sequence ATGGATTCGTTCGAGGCCAATAAGATCTTCGGCGCCATTCTGGGGACGATCTTCGTCGTCTTCGGTGGCAGCCTGCTGGCCAGCAGCATCTATCATTCCGAAGTGCCGGAGACGCCGGGCTATGCGATCGTCGCCGCCGAGGCGCCCGCCGCCGGCGAGGCCCCTGCCGCGGCCGCCGAGGATCCGCCAGTCGCGACCCTGCTCGCCGCCGCCGACCCCGAGAAGGGCGCGGCCGAGTTCAAGAAGTGCCAGGCCTGCCACAGCGGCGAAGAAGGCGGCCCGAACAAGGTCGGCCCGCATCTCTGGGACGTCGTGAACCGCCCGATCGCCGCCGTTGGCGACTTCTCCTACTCCGCCGCCATGAAGGAATTTTCGCAGGGCGGGTCGGTGAACTGGGACTACGACCACCTCGATCACTTCATCAAGGCGCCCAAGCAGTACGTTCCGGGCACCGCGATGGGCTATGCCGGCCTGAAGAATCCGCAGGGCCGCGCCGATCTCATCGCCTATCTGCGCACGCTCGCCGCCACCCCGGCCGCGCTGCCCGACCCGGCTGCGGCCGCGCCTGCCGACGCCGCAGCCGCACCGGACGCCGATGGCACTGCGCCGACCGCGGATGCCGTGCCGCCGCCAGCCGATCCGGCAGCGCCGCCAGCGCCTGCCGATCCTGCAGCCGCTGCCGCGACGCCGGCTGAAGCACCGGCTGCAGAAGCTGCCGCCGCCGCTCCGGCCGAGGCAGCTTCTGCAGCGCCCGCTCCTGCGGCAGCACCTGCTACTCCAGCACCGGCAGCCCCCGCTCCCGCCGCGGCGCCCGCTCCGGCTGCCCCTGCCGCGGCGCCGGCTGCACCTGCTGCGGCCGCCCCGGCAGCACCCGCGGCCCCTGCCGCACCAGCCCCCGCGGCTGCACCGGCCGCAGCACCGGCAGACGGCGCAGCTGTCGCGCCGGCCGCGCCGGCCGCCGTGCAGACCGCTTCGGCGGGCGATGCCAAGGCGGGCGCCGCGGTCTTCAAGCGGTGCCAGGCCTGCCACGCCGTTGGCCCGAACGCCGCCAACAAGGTCGGCCCCGAGCTGAACGGCATCATCGGCGAGGCGGTCGCGGGGGTCGAAGGCTACAACTTCTCGCCCGCGCTGAAGGCCTTCGCCGGTGCCAATCCGGTCTGGACCGAAGCACTGATGACGGAGTGGCTGACCAATCCGAAGGGCCTCGTTCCCGGCACCAAGATGGCCTTCCCCGGCCTGAAGAAGCCCGAGGAACTCGCCAACGTCATCGCCTATCTCGCCAGTTTCGACGAGACCGGCGCGACCAAGTAG